In one Drosophila albomicans strain 15112-1751.03 chromosome X, ASM965048v2, whole genome shotgun sequence genomic region, the following are encoded:
- the LOC117563992 gene encoding F-box/LRR-repeat protein 4 encodes MSLLAYDGGVDDGNSSDTEPDELIDFTAMLMEQRQHGDNDGDCNDSSSWLHGDGDNKLQSQSLDNQGYCLGQYVLGVLDFSSQYGIDYSISYTAANVIGRPTKFPAYGDYPETFTMRTYGDWWQCAPSSMREIQSQNLPTLPTHDFIVVYFEKFVVPTEVAIFETFNPGGVVRIWAYNITKHWTCLWEAKSSDMIQPRTRSNYALRDSRRFAPPLKKTNVITKTLRIDFNHSQLNYYTEIDAIMLCGRTVSMRSMQQLIATASASASASAGLQRLDGGSREVTSGGPITNKLRTLKFQPSCRENYAAKLHEFINNDLSQFLIENNLEPGQQLNSSVSQTCLTDLPFEILLKILSYLDLKSLFRMGQVSRLFYDISTHPLLYGELSLKPYWQLTNSKLLCTLARRATMLRKLDLSWCGGFGEVSPTEFKKFLTQRGDNLTHLRLNSCKFLNASCIETVGIVCDNLIELSLRNCAIDPPLLNFSCLANLKNLERLDLFQTAFESELLLSMLEGNRKLKHLNLAFCGVSVNMDNVATHLGTYNTQLVSLDMWKAHFLSARGLQSLARCQHLEELDLGWCLREATLGDSLHQLLSNCPKLKKLFLSAVRGITERDLVHIATLGKNLEQLDLMGILNITHERVYDILVHCTKLQLLDLSFCDSIMDRDLDVIADWSRLFNVDIKSSRIYNAR; translated from the exons ATGTCTCTACTGGCATACGATGGTGGCGTCGACGATGGTAACTCCAGCGACACCGAACCCGATGAACTCATTGATTTCACCGCCATGCTAATGGAGCAGCGACAACATGGCGACAATGATGGTGATTGCAATGACTCCAGCAGTTGGCTGCATGGAGATGGGGACAATAAACTGCAATCGCAATCACTGGATAATCAGGGTTACTGCCTGGGACAATATGTGTTGGGAGTACTGGACTTTAGCTCGCAATATGGCATCGACTATAGCATATCCTATACGGCCGCCAATGTAATTGGTAGACCGACCAAATTTCCTGCGTATGGCGACTATCCCGAGACCTTTACTATG CGTACCTATGGTGACTGGTGGCAATGCGCTCCATCATCGATGCGAGAGATTCAATCACAGAATTTGCCCACGTTGCCCACACATGATTTCATTG TTGTCTACTTCGAGAAGTTTGTGGTGCCAACGGAAGTGGCCATTTTCGAGACATTCAATCCGGGCGGCGTTGTGCGAATTTGGGCATACAACATCACAAAGCATTGGACCTGCTTGTGGGAAGCAAAGAGCAGTGATATGATTCAGCCTCGGACTCGAAGTAATTACGCTCTACGCGACTCTCGACGCTTTGCACCGCCTTTGAAGAAGACCAACGTTATAACTAA GACATTGCGCATCGATTTCAATCACAGTCAATTGAATTACTACACTGAGATCGATGCCATCATGTTGTGCGGACGAACTGTCTCCATGCGTAGCATGCAACAGCTCATTGCAACGGCATCTGCATCCGCATCCGCTTCCGCAGGTCTCCAGCGTCTTGATGGCGGCTCTCGAGAGGTTACAAGTGGCGGACCCATTACCAACAAGCTGCGCACGCTTAAGTTTCAACCGAGTTGTCGTGAAAACTATGCCGCCAAATTGCATGAATTTATCAACAACGATCTGAGCCAGTTTCTAATAGAAAACAATTTGGAGCCTGGTCAGCAATTGAATAGTAGCGTTTCACAAACATGTTTAACGGATCTGCCG TTTGAAATACTATTGAAAATACTTAGTTACCTGGACCTAAAGTCACTCTTCCGAATGGGTCAAGTGTCGCGTCTATTCTACGACATCTCCACACATCCGCTGCTATATGGAGAGCTGAGTCTAAAGCCTTACTGGCAGTTGACCAACTCGAAACTTCTTTGCACGCTGGCGCGACGTGCAACAATGTTGCGTAAACTCGATCTATCATGGTGCGGAGGATTTGGTGAAGTCTCCCCCACCGAGTTTAAAAA ATTTCTAACCCAACGAGGTGATAATCTGACCCACTTGCGATTAAACTCTTGCAAATTTCTGAATGCCAGCTGCATTGAGACTGTGGGCATAGTCTGTGATAATCTGATAG aattaagCCTTCGCAACTGTGCCATCGATCCGCCGTTGTTGAACTTCTCGTGTCTGGCCAATCTCAAGAATTTGGAGCGCCTTGATCTTTTCCAAACTGCATTTGAGTCCGAGCTCTTATTGAGCATGCTCGAAGGCAATCGCAAGCTCAAGCATCTGAATTTAG CATTCTGTGGTGTCTCGGTGAATATGGATAATGTTGCTACACATCTCGGCACTTACAACACACAGCTTGTATCGCTGGATATGTGGAAAGCTCATTTCTTGTCCGCACGCGGCCTGCAATCTCTAGCTCGATGTCAGCATCTAGAGGAGCTCGATCTTGGCTGGTG cCTGCGTGAAGCAACTTTAGGAGATAGCCTACATCAGCTTCTATCCAACTGTCCCAAATTAAAAAAGCTCTTTTTGTCGGCTGTGCGCGGCATTACAGAACGTGATCTCGTCCATATAGCAACATTGGGCAAAAATCTTGAACAATTGGATCTGATGGGAATTCTTAACATAACCCACGAACGAGTTTATGA tattttggtTCATTGTACGAAGCTTCAATTGCTGGATCTCAGCTTTTGCGACAGTATTATGGATCGTGAT TTGGATGTGATTGCGGATTGGTCGCGACTCTTCAATGTGGATATCAAGAGCAGTCGCATCTATAACGCTAGGTAG
- the LOC117564014 gene encoding tRNA-dihydrouridine(20) synthase [NAD(P)+]-like, which translates to MGPSKWLSILDKFIKNMSIVNKKRQCLDYKNKLILAPMVRVGTLPMRLLALEMGADIVYTEELVDLKLIKSIRRSNPALQTTDFVDPSDGTIIFRTCSLEKSRVVLQLGTSDAARALAVGKLVQHDIAGIDINMGCPKEFSIKGGMGAALMAVPDKAAHILSSLCSDLDIPVTCKIRILPDVEDTIKLVQKLAATGIAAIGVHARTRDERPQHRPHPDVLRALADAVDIPIIANGGSRDMHAYEDLHKFQRLCGADSVMVARAAQQNVSIFRPEGLLPIDDVICKYLRLSVDYDNAPHNTKYCVQSILKELQETPRGKRFLQCQTLQQICEIWHLGDYCRMRQQQHKLHGNIGRSDVVPPSEDDEEAASKRRKIESNNEDSSANEAYDEGVISRNMAFLRSTYPNDNSLPKTLLYVHAGRLDKEAPSYETQQCNKLFRSICTFDGQRYSSSFWEKNKKQAEQGAALVALLTLGQLQEETLRDNGSLVS; encoded by the exons ATGGGACCCTCGAAGTGGTTGTCGATTTTAGATAAATTCATTAAGAACATGAGCATAGTGAATAAAAAGCGCCAATGCCTtgattacaaaaacaaactaatcCTGGCTCCCATGGTGCGTGTCGGCACATTGCCAATGCGTCTGCTCGCCCTCGAAATGGGCGCAGATATTGTGTACACCGAGGAGCTGGTTGATCTCAAATTGATCAAGAGTATTCGACGCTCAAATC CTGCCTTGCAAACCACTGACTTTGTGGATCCATCCGATGGCACGATCATATTTCGCACATGCTCGCTGGAAAAGTCACGCGTTGTGCTCCAGCTGGGCACCAGCGATGCTGCGCGAGCCTTAGCCGTTGGCAAATTGGTGCAGCATGATATTGCCGGCATCGACATCAATATGGGCTGCCCCAAAGAGTTCTCGATTAAAGGCGGCATGGGTGCCGCGTTGATGGCAGTGCCCGATAAAGCCGCCCACATACTGAGCAGTCTGTGTTCCGATCTCGATATACCGGTAACATGTAAGATACGCATACTGCCTGATGTGGAGGATACGATTAAACTAGTGCAGAAACTGGCGGCCACGGGCATTGCAGCAATTGGAGTTCACGCCCGAACTCGCGATGAAAGACCGCAACATCGTCCACATCCGGATGTGTTACGAGCACTCGCCGATGCCGTGGATATACCCATTATAGCCAACGGCGGTTCCAGGGACATGCATGCCTACGAAGATCTGCACAAGTTCCAGCGACTGTGTGGCGCTGACAGCGTCATGGTTGCTCGTGCTGCCCAACAGAATGTGTCCATATTTCGTCCGGAGGGTTTGTTGCCCATTGACGATGTGATATGCAAGTATTTGCGTCTCAGCGTCGATTACGACAATGCACCGCACAATACCAAGTATTGCGTGCAGAGCATACTCAAGGAGTTGCAGGAGACGCCGCGTGGCAAGCGTTTTCTGCAGTGCCAGACGCTGCAACAGATATGTGAAATCTGGCACCTGGGCGATTATTGTCGAatgcgccagcaacagcacaaaCTTCACGGCAACATTGGACGTTCCGATGTGGTACCGCCATCCGAAGATGACGAAGAAGCCGCAAGCAAACGTCGCAAAATTGAGAGCAACAACGAAGACTCGAGTGCCAACGAGGCTTATGACGAGGGCGTCATTAGCCGCAATATGGCTTTTCTGCGTTCCACATACCCGAATG aCAATTCGCTGCCAAAAACGTTGCTCTACGTCCATGCTGGTCGCTTGGATAAAGAGGCGCCCAGCTATGAGACACAGCAATGCAACAAGTTATTCCGCTCGATATGCACCTTTGATGGTCAACGTTACAGCAGCAGTTTCTGGGAGAAGAACAAGAAGCAGGCCGAGCAGGGCGCAGCTTTGGTGGCATTGCTCACACTGGGACAATTGCAAGAAGAAACGCTTCGGGACAATGGCAgcttagttagttag
- the LOC117564008 gene encoding mRNA-capping enzyme, with the protein MSQSQRGERGSGPLPNRWLYCPRKSDTLISERFIAFKTPLSQAFQDKMPIECTFRPEMVFDYCKTLKLKLGLWIDLTNTKRFYDRSTVEERDAQYIKLQCRGHGETPSVEQTRSFIELVDNFISERPFDVIAVHCTHGFNRTGFLIISYMVERMDCSVEAALAIFANTRPPGIYKQDYINELFRRYDDEEDAPQAPEQPNWCLEYDDSNGSDDFADRGSLKRHSDDNCSSTSQAAIGAKADDDDAAAGEADGDGDANSEEGQQKKKRRRELIVKNASFMAGVPGVRHVADQPRLTALQHKVQDWCKWQKNGFPGAQPVSMDRHNIKRLSEMPYRVSWKADGTRYMMLIDGRDEVYFVDRNNSCFHVENVTFVLGKNLHEHLDGTLLDGEMVLDKIGETVTPRFLVYDIVRLAGRDVREEAFYPHRLEYIKNDVIGPRILAMKHGIINRALEPFSVRNKDFWEIRTSARLLGEKFSRSLAHEPDGLIFQPSQLPYTAGVCPDVFKWKPHELNSVDFRLKIITERGEGLLTKKVGFLYVGGHDAPFGRMQKLTKEIRDLDNKIVECTMNQYGNWEFMRERTDKKLPNSFNTAVSVVESIKHPITKEYLLNFIANFGFRDDHSMMPPPPAAQRR; encoded by the exons atgtctCAGTCTCAGCGCGGCGAAAGGGGCTCAGGTCCATTACCAAATCGTTGGTTATATTGCCCACGGAAAAGTGATACACTGATATCCGAGAGATTCATTGCATTCAAGACACCGCTGAGCCAAGCCTTCCAAGACAAAATGCCTATTGAATGCACCTTTCGGCCCGAAATGGTTTTCGACTACTGCAAGACGCTAAAG CTGAAGCTCGGACTGTGGATCGATTTGACTAACACGAAGCGATTTTACGATCGCAGCACAGTCGAGGAACGAGACGCCCAATACATTAAGCTGCAGTGCCGCGGCCATGGCGAAACACCATCCGTGGAGCAGACGCGCAGCTTCATCGAGCTGGTGGACAACTTCATCAGCGAGCGGCCATTCGATGTGATCGCTGTCCACTGCACACACGGCTTTAATCGCACCGGTTTCCTTATTATCTCGTATATGGTGGAGCGCATGGATTGCTCGGTGGAAGCGGCACTTGCCATATTTGCCAACACACGGCCGCCAGGCATTTACAAGCAGGATTATATCAATGAGCTCTTCCGACGCTACGACGACGAGGAGGATGCACCCCAAGCGCCAGAGCAGCCCAACTGGTGCTTGGAGTATGATGATAGCAATGGCAGCGATGATTTTGCAGATCGCGGCAGCTTAAAGCGACATTCGGATGACAACTGCTCATCCACTTCACAAGCGGCTATAGGTGCCaaagctgatgatgatgacgctgctgctggcgaGGCTGATGGCGATGGGGATGCCAACAGTGAGGAAGgccagcaaaagaaaaaacgacgACGCGAATTAATTGTGAAGAATGCCTCATTCATGGCCGGTGTGCCCGGCGTACGTCATGTGGCAGATCAACCACGTCTGACAGCATTGCAGCACAAGGTGCAGGACTGGTGTAAATGGCAAAAGAATGGATTTCCCGGCGCACAGCCTGTCTCGATGGACAGACACAACATTAAGCGACTTAGCGAGATGCCATATCGTGTGTCGTGGAAGGCCGACGGTACGCGGTATATGATGCTCATTGATGGACGCGATGAGGTCTACTTTGTGGACCGCAATAACTCGTGTTTTCATGTCGAGAATGTCACATTTGTGCTCGGCAAGAATCTGCACGAACATCTAGATGGCACATTGCTCGATGGT GAAATGGTTTTAGACAAGATTGGAGAGACTGTGACGCCGCGATTTCTTGTCTACGATATTGTAAGACTGGCGGGACGAGATGTACGCGAAGAAGCCTTTTATCCACATCGCCTGGAATACATTAAAAACGATGTTATAG GACCTCGCATTCTGGCCATGAAGCATGGCATCATTAACCGCGCTCTGGAGCCTTTCAGCGTTCGCAACAAAGACTTTTGGGAAATACGAACATCGGCCAGATTATTGGGTGAAAAGTTTTCTCGTTCTTTGGCCCATGAACCTGACGGCCTCATCTTTCAACCCTCTCAGCTGCCGTACACAGCCGGCGTTTGTCCCGATGTGTTTAAATGGAAACCACATGAACTCAATTCCGTGGACTTTCGTCTCAAGATTATTACAGAACGTGGAGAGGG CTTGCTAACAAAAAAAGTGGGCTTCCTCTATGTGGGCGGACATGATGCACCTTTTGGTCGCATGCAAAAGCTAACTAAGGAGATTCGAGATTTGGATAATAAAATAGTTGAGTGCACGATGAATCAATACGGAAATTGGGAGTTTATGCGCGAGCGTACGGACAAGAAGTTGCCTAACAGCTTCAACACTGCAGTCT CCGTCGTGGAAAGTATCAAGCATCCCATCACCAAGGAATATTTACTCAATTTTATAGCAAATTTCGGCTTCCGCGACGATCATTCAATGATGCCTCCTCCTCCGGCCGCCCAACGACGCTAG